The Nocardia sp. NBC_01329 sequence CCCTCGTCGACCGGCTGGCGCGCGCGTTGGACGAAAGGGATTTCGACCGATTCCGCACGATCTACACCACCGACGCCACCGCACAGACCCCGGGCGGCGAAGCCTCCGGCCGTGATGCGCTGACGGCACAGGCATCACGTAGCCACTCCCCCGATCAGGTGATCCAGCATTTCGTCAGCAATATCGCGATCGACCTCGCCACCGACACCGCCGAGATCCGAGCGAACCTGCTCGCCGTGTTCGCCCCCGCCACCACCGACGGCACCCTGCCCAACCCGCGCTTCACACTCGGTGAGATCTACCGCTTCTCCGCGCGACGGCTGCCCGAGGGCTGGCGGCTGAGCCGCGTGCATTCGACGCCCGTCTGGTCCGTCGGTACCCGATTCTGATCGGTTTATGGGACCACCGGCACGACCGAGACCTCCACTCCGGAACAGGCTCCGGTCAGCGAGTCGTCCACGGCGCGTCGATCAGCGCCTCCACGTCCTCATCGGCGAGATCGATATCGAAGACCTCGGCGAGGACCTTCGGCAACTCCGCCGACTCGAGTTCCCGGGCGACGCCGGTCCCGTCGGGATACTCGGTGGTCAGGGCGCGACCGTCCAGCGTGTGATGCACTCCGGGCAGAAAACGCTGCACGAACGGCCGCTGGGTGAACGGTGAACGCGGCGAGGTGGAGACGAAATGATTGCCCACCTCGTAATCGATCCGGTACTGCGGAGCCGGAGTGAAGGTATAACGGTCGATCCATCCGGCACCGGCGAACTGGTGCAGTACCCACTGATCGCCCCCCAGTTCATCGCGGGTGTGTTCGAGACGGAACCGCCAGCCGCCGAGCAGGAACTCGTCCGGATCGTCGACGAGGGCATAGGGTTCGGACGGCCCGGCACCGAAGCCGACATCGGCCAGCCACACCCGGTCGTCGTCGGCTACCGTGACCCGCAGCAGCGCGTGGGTGGCCGGACGAAGACCACCCGACCCCATGGTGACCCGGCCGGACAGACCCGTGATGCCGAATCCGAAGCGCTCCAGCGCCGCCGCGAACACGATGACGTTCTCGTAGCAGTAACCCCCACGCCGACGCCGGACCAGTTTGTCCTGCAGGGTTTCCAGATCCAGCGGGACAGGCCGCCCCAGCACCGCTTCCAGGTTCTCGAACGGTACGACGGTGGTGTGCGCGGCGACCAGGCCCCGCAGCACAGGCAACGTCGGAGTGCGCGGGCCGGTGTATCCGATCCGGGTCAGGTACGCGTCCAGATCCAGTGCGTCGCCGTTCCAGTGATAGGCGGCATCCGCGGGCTTCGACATAGCGTCCTCTCTCGTCCGGGTCCGACACGAGCAACCGAACCAAGTGCGCAGGTGTTCCGCCCCGTAACAGAGGACCGCCCCGATGGCGCCCGTCACTGATACCGGTACCGGGATAGTGGATATCGACCCCGAATCGTAGTCCAGTGACAGTACCGAGCCGTCCAGGTCCGTAACGGTGCCGCGGCAGCGTGCAACACCCAGTGACGCGGCGCTACATATCGAGGCCGAGGTCGAGCACCCGGACCGAATGGGTGAGGGCCCCGACCGCCAGGAAATCGACACCGGTTCGCGCGTAACCGGCGGCCATATCCAGGGTGAGACCACCGGAGGATTCCAGTTTCGTGCCGGGCGCGGTGGCGTTGCGGCGCTGGACCGCGGCCTGGGTCTGCCAGAGCGGGAAGTTGTCGAGCAGGATCAGTTGCACGTCCTCACCGAGCACGGCGTCGAGCTGGTCGAGATCGTCGACCTCGACCTCGCAGTCGATATCGGGCGCGGCCGCACGCACGGCACGCAGCGCCTCGACCACCGACCCCGCGGCGACGACATGGTTGTCCTTGATCAGCGCGGCGTCGCCCAGGCCCATCCGATGGTTCACCCCGCCGCCGGCACGTACCGCGTACTTCTGCAGGCCGCGCAGGCCGGGGAGGGTTTTACGGCTGTCGCGGATACGGCAGCCGGTTCCGTCGACCGCGTCCACCCACGCGGCGGTGGCGGTGGCGATACCGGAGAGATGACACATCAGGTTGAGCATGGTGCGCTCGGCGGTGAGCAGCCCGCGGGTCGGCGCCGCCAGTGCGAGCACCGGCTCCCCGGGGGCGATCCGGGTGCCGTCGGGCACCCGGTCGGTGACCTCGTAGGCGCCGGCCCCGATCACCTCGTCCAGGACGAGCAGTCCTATATCGATACCGGCGACCGTCCCCGGCTGCCGGGCCACCACCGCGGCCTTCACCACCGCATCCGCGGGGACGGTGGCTGTGGTGGTGATATCGGGCCCGTACCGCAGATCCTCGTCCAGCGCGGCACGGATGACACCGCGGACTTCGTCGAGATCCAGACCGGGATCCAATGTCATTGCCTACTCCTCGTTTTCGATCGGCCACGGCCGGGGCCGCGGGAATCGTCTCGTCGGCGGACGACGGGCCGGCCGGGTCCGAGTCCGGACCGGCGGCGCACCGGCGTCCTTCGATTTCACGACTGTGCCGTCGACGGAGACGGCTCCGTGACCACGCATGGCGCGCCACCGTCGTCGAGTCGTACGACGGTCGGGCGGGCCGCATCCCGTGCAGCCCGCGGATGATCAGAACGGGTGTGGCAACCGCGGCTCTCCGTTCGCACCCGCGCCGCCAGCAACAGCGCCCGAGCCGTCACGGTGAGCGCGGCATCCTCGAATCGGGCCACGAGAGCCGCCCCGCGTGCGGCTACAGCGGCACCCGTTTCGGGTGTTTCCGCACCGCGCGCCTTCTCGAGTGTCCGCGCCGCTCGCGCCAGACCGGCGCCGTCGCGGACGACCGATGCGTGATCGGTCATGGTCTGCTGGAGGACGCTCCGGTCGAGCGCCGGGAAGACGGTTGCGGATCCGCCCGCCGCGTTCGCCGGTTCGCCGAGTCGCTCGATCGACGCGAGCCCGGCCCGCTCCCCCATCACCAGACCCTCGAGCAAGCTGTTGGAGGCCAATCGGTTGGCACCGTGCAACCCGGTGCGCGCGACCTCCCCGGCCGCATAGAGCCCGGGCACTCCGGTACGTCCCTGCAGATCGGTGAGGACCCCGCCGCACTGATAGTGCGCCGCGGGCGCCACCGGGATCAGCTCTCGGCGCGGATCGATCCCCACCGCACGGCAGGACATGGTGATGGTCGGAAAACGCCGGGCGAATTCGGGTATCTCCCGGGCGTCCAGGTACACATGGTCGTCACCGAGCAGCCGCATTCGGGCCGCGATCGCCCGCGACACCACATCCCGCGGCGCCAGATCACCGCGCGGATGCACACCCGCGGTCACCGAATCGCCCCGCGAGTCCACCAGCCTCGCACCCTCGCCGCGTACCGCCTCGCTGATCAGCGGCTGCCGTCCGAAACCGTCGGGCGTGTAGAGGACGGTGGGATGGAACTGCACGAATTCCAGATCTGCCACCGCCGCACCGGCCCACAGCGCCAGAGCGACGCCGTCGGCCGTCGCTCCGGCCGGATTGGTGCTCAGCGCGTACAGCTGCCCGAAACCGCCGGTTGCCAGCAGCACCGCGGGTGCGTGCACCACCCCGATCCCGCGATCCGAGACCGCCACGACACCCTGGACACCGGAGGCATCCGTCACGACCTCCAGTACTGCCGTGCCGAACAGCACGGGCAATCCGGCCGCCGACAGCGCGCGCTGCACCTCCGCGCCGGTGGCGTCGCCCCCGGCATGGATGATGCGGCGGGTACTGTGCCCGCCTTCTCGGGTCCGCGAGACCTCCCCGTCCCGGCCGAGGTCGAATACCGCGCCCAGGTCGGTGAGGGCGGCCACGGCGTCCGGGCCGCCTTCGACGATGGAACGCACCGCATCGGGGTCGCACAGTCCCCCGCCGGCGGCGAGGGTGTCGGCGACATGGGAGTCCACCGAATCCCCGTTCGGCGCTACGACGGCGATACCGCCCTGCGCGTACTGGGTGGCGGTATCGGCCGGGCCGCCCTTGCTCAAGATCAGCACCCGCAATCCGGCTCGCGCGGCCG is a genomic window containing:
- the nadC gene encoding carboxylating nicotinate-nucleotide diphosphorylase translates to MTLDPGLDLDEVRGVIRAALDEDLRYGPDITTTATVPADAVVKAAVVARQPGTVAGIDIGLLVLDEVIGAGAYEVTDRVPDGTRIAPGEPVLALAAPTRGLLTAERTMLNLMCHLSGIATATAAWVDAVDGTGCRIRDSRKTLPGLRGLQKYAVRAGGGVNHRMGLGDAALIKDNHVVAAGSVVEALRAVRAAAPDIDCEVEVDDLDQLDAVLGEDVQLILLDNFPLWQTQAAVQRRNATAPGTKLESSGGLTLDMAAGYARTGVDFLAVGALTHSVRVLDLGLDM
- a CDS encoding nuclear transport factor 2 family protein, translated to MKIRRRLMPRALFSATVAGAAGAACLHIATDRPARALRELTDRAELTALVDRLARALDERDFDRFRTIYTTDATAQTPGGEASGRDALTAQASRSHSPDQVIQHFVSNIAIDLATDTAEIRANLLAVFAPATTDGTLPNPRFTLGEIYRFSARRLPEGWRLSRVHSTPVWSVGTRF
- a CDS encoding L-aspartate oxidase, whose amino-acid sequence is MIEEPDRQWETRADLIVVGGGVAGLTAARAAARAGLRVLILSKGGPADTATQYAQGGIAVVAPNGDSVDSHVADTLAAGGGLCDPDAVRSIVEGGPDAVAALTDLGAVFDLGRDGEVSRTREGGHSTRRIIHAGGDATGAEVQRALSAAGLPVLFGTAVLEVVTDASGVQGVVAVSDRGIGVVHAPAVLLATGGFGQLYALSTNPAGATADGVALALWAGAAVADLEFVQFHPTVLYTPDGFGRQPLISEAVRGEGARLVDSRGDSVTAGVHPRGDLAPRDVVSRAIAARMRLLGDDHVYLDAREIPEFARRFPTITMSCRAVGIDPRRELIPVAPAAHYQCGGVLTDLQGRTGVPGLYAAGEVARTGLHGANRLASNSLLEGLVMGERAGLASIERLGEPANAAGGSATVFPALDRSVLQQTMTDHASVVRDGAGLARAARTLEKARGAETPETGAAVAARGAALVARFEDAALTVTARALLLAARVRTESRGCHTRSDHPRAARDAARPTVVRLDDGGAPCVVTEPSPSTAQS
- a CDS encoding arylamine N-acetyltransferase family protein; translated protein: MSKPADAAYHWNGDALDLDAYLTRIGYTGPRTPTLPVLRGLVAAHTTVVPFENLEAVLGRPVPLDLETLQDKLVRRRRGGYCYENVIVFAAALERFGFGITGLSGRVTMGSGGLRPATHALLRVTVADDDRVWLADVGFGAGPSEPYALVDDPDEFLLGGWRFRLEHTRDELGGDQWVLHQFAGAGWIDRYTFTPAPQYRIDYEVGNHFVSTSPRSPFTQRPFVQRFLPGVHHTLDGRALTTEYPDGTGVARELESAELPKVLAEVFDIDLADEDVEALIDAPWTTR